Genomic window (Desulforapulum autotrophicum HRM2):
AAGGACAAAGGCGAATTTACCCACTATGGGGATCAAATGATGGTATTGCTCGAATCCCTGGTGCACGGCTCGGGTTTTGATTTTGATTTAAACCGGTTCAGCCAGGCATGGCGCAACCTGTTTTCCGCCTATGACGGATATATGGACCAGGCCTCCAAAGAGACCCTGGCAAATTTCAAGGCAGGCAGCCAGCCTGAAACATCAGGTGCCATATCCATGGATCTTGGCGGGGCTGCGAGAATCGTCCCGCTGATTCTCTGTTATGGTGACGACATTGACGCCTTTGTTAAAGCAGCCAGGGCCCAGACGGCAATGACCCATAACTCAGCACAGGCGATTGAATGCGCAGAATTGTTTGCCAGGGTATCGGCCATGGTTTTAAATGGAGCCAAGCCCATTAAAGCCTTTGAACGGGCCCTTGAAAAAATGCCGGAGGCCCAAAAAATCCAGGCCCTGGTTCAGACAGGTCTTGAAAGCCGGTCCCAGGACACCCGTAAGGCCATTGCCAGGATGGGACAGATGTGCGCCATTGAAGGTGCCCTGCCTGCAACAATCCATCTGATTGCAAAGTATGAAAACAATTTAAAAGAGGCCTTGATTGAAAACATCATGGCCGGAGGCGATTCATCGGCAAGGGGAATCCTTACCGGGTTTGTTCTCGGCTGCTACAAAGGAATAGATACACTCCCAAAACAATGGCTGGCAGATATGACAGCCCATGAAAAGATTCTGGGTTTGATACACTGAAAAGCCACACCGTTTTCTGAAAATCAAATTTATTTTACCCCCCTAACCTGGACGAGGCAGAACCAAAACGTTTTTTTGATTCTCTTGCCAAAACAACACAAAAATCAGAGATACGAATCTAACTGCCGGGAGGGGGGTATAGGCAAACAGAAATGCAACTTGACAAAGGGCACCCCCGTCCTAAAATCACCTCTTTTTAGATAGTGTTTGATCAGCCACTATATATCATTCCTGGAGAAAAAACCCCCTGTGATCATACAAACATTGCTCAACCTGACCCATACCCGGAAACGCTTCCTGCGGGATCTGATTGCCGTAATTTTAATTACCTCCGGGGCCATTGCAACCGTCACCCTGATCCAGGGCGCAAACATGCGGGACAACATTGCCCAGGAATATATTCAGGAAAACCTGACCAAGACATCGGACAGGATTTATCAGTTCTACGAGCCCGTGGAAAGCAATGCCCTGTTAGTTCAAAAGTGGGGACTTGCCGGTATCTGAAAAATGAAAGATTCGGCCGCCATAACCGCCAAACTTGTCCCAATGATGGAAACCCTTCCCCAGGTGGAGGCCATCAAATTCGGAAATACCTCCGGTCGATCCTACCTGCTTACCCGCCATGAGAACACCTGGATGACACGCACCACATCTCCTGACAGGCCCGGAGAAATCCGCTGGCAGGAGTGGGTGAACGGCCAGCCACGGGAGCTTTGAATTGAAAAAAAGGCCTTTATGTTCCCCTGTGAGGGTCAAACCGACTGGGCAGGGGTGCAGCCCATCAATGGGGATAACCACGACTTCTGGATCGGTGTGGTGGTGCCGCAATCTGACTTTCTCAATAAAGTTCAAGAAAAGCGGTGGGCCCTTCTCGTGGTGATTCTGGGCGTCTTTGCCCTGGGCCTTCTCATGGCCGGTTATGTGGGTGCAGAAGCATCCTTTTATTTTTATATGAAACTCTTGTCGGACCGGTAGACGGGAACGGGTATAACCCTCCGCTCATTCTCGCAGCCCGTCCTGGGCTGCTCCGAGGGAAACGGCAGCTCCTTCAGCGTCCATGCTGACCGCTGCCGTTTAATCCGCTGCGGGCAATACCCGTTCCCGCCCACCTCTGCTGTCGAGTTTCTATATTCGTTGTGGCCAGAGCCGATACTTCGCTCCGGCCGTGCCGGTTTATAATTTATCATTATTGACAATTTACCCGGGATAGACGCTTGACACACACGGCCTGAAAAGGTAGTTGTCTTGGTTTATTACTTGTCATGGACAATGGAAGGATAAATATGAAGGATATTGATCAATCTGTTTCATTATCATTGCCAGCTGATATCGCCTGGGTTCCCCTGGTGCAGTCCGTCATTGAAAATGGTGCGCCCGTTTTTGGACTGGAGCACAATAAGACCATGATGCTGGCCGTCGCGGCTGAAGAAATAGTGGTCCACCTGGCCCGAATTTCCAAGGGAACCCGAATCTGTTTCCGCCTTGAGCCGGGGGGGTGGCACGTGCGGTGTGAATTTTCCTTTAAGGCCAATCCATCAGATCTGTGGGCCATGAACCTTGTGACTCAGACAGATGTTCGGGAAGAAATTGATAACCTGGGATTGCTTGTGGCGTCCAGGGCCGTGGATGGATTCACCCTGGGCCTTGAAGGGGAAACCCTGCATCTGACCCTGCGAAAGGACCGCGATTATCCGGTTGTCACACCTGGGACCATGGATCCAATTAACACCAGGGGAGAATTGACCATTGTCAGGGACCCGGAACCTGAACTGATCAAAGCCGCCTGTGTAAAAACCCTGGGGTTCTATGCCCCCGATGCTGTGCCCCAGTCGTTTATCACCCCGGGCAAGGTGGTAGACATGGTCAGACAAAAGGACCTGGAAATCGCCGTTGCCATGGATCAGACAGGGGCTCTTGCCGGGATGATCTGCTGGCAGGCAGCTTCGGAACAGGGCATTCGTTTTTCCGGACCCTATGTGTTCACCACAGATGACCGGGCAGGAGAACTTCTGACAAATCATCTGATCAACACCGTGGCACGGACACGGGCCATGGGCCTGTTCAGTGAACTTGCCACACCCAGCCTGTCTACTAAAAATTTTGAATCACTGGGACACCTGAACCGGATTCAGAAAGACGGCCGGACCATTGAGCAGGGAGTCTGGTATCGTCATCTCAAGGAGGATATGGGTGCATCTGTCTGGGCCCACAGGGCCTATGCAGACTTCCTTGAAACCGCATACGATCAGCAGGTCCTCATGCGGGATCTAAAAATCATTGAGGGCCAGGGGGAACGCCTGCCTGAACGATCTGTTTTTTCGGTGCAGCTCAGGGCCGATGCCGGGGAAGCAACCCTTTTTCCCATGGTAACCGGCGAAGATGCAGCCCAATGTATTGCCCACCAGGTTGAAATGCTTCTCCGGGAAAACTTTTCCAACATCTTTATCCGCATTGATCTGGCCCATGGGTGGCAGGCAGCCATGGGCCAGGCAATTATGGACAATGGATTCACGCCCAAGCTGGTACTGCCCTATGGCGGCAAATCCGACATTCTGGTATTTCAACATGCGTGACATCGATTTAGCCCACCTGGTTCCCGATTATATCCAGACCTTTGAGACCTATTATCCGAGCAAGCCTGACTCGGAACTCATGCGGATGTACGGCGTGGATCATCTCCACCGGCTCAACAACAACGAAAATGCCCTGGGGCCACCCCCTGGGGTGGAACAGGTTGTAAAAACCTTTGCACCAACAGCCGTACCTGTTTATCCCAACGGAGATTGTTTTGACCTTCGCCAATCCCTGGCTCAACGGTTTGGCAAAGCCCCGGATCAGTTTTTAGTGGGCAACGGCTCCTGCGAGATAATTGCCTCGGTAATCAAGGCCTTTTGTGAACGAGGGGACAATATCATTACTGCCGATAAAACCTTTGCCGTTTATGAGTGGGTGGCCGAGTTTTCCGGACTTGAAGCTCGCCTGGTGCCCCTGAAGAACAATGGGTTTGATCCCCAGGCCATGCTGGATGCCATGGACGGACATACCAAAATATTGTTTATCTGCAACCCCAACAACCCCACAGGGACCTATTGGGACAAGGACACCATGACAGATTTTCTGGATGCTGTGAACAACCGGGCCATGGTGGTCATTGACGAAGCCTACAGCGAATATGTGGAAAACAACGATTTTCCCAACGGCATGGCCCTGATGGACAGATATCCCAATGTGGTAATTTTCAGAACCTTCTCCAAGATGTACGCCCTGGCATCCCTGCGCATCGGATACCTGTGCGCCCAGGGTGAAATAGTGGAACTGATACGGCGGACCCACATTGTCTATTCGGTCAATGCCCTGGCCCAGAAAGCAGCAACCGCAGCCCTGATCAATGACGGTTCCTTTATTGAGGCGACCCGCAGGATGGTAGGACAGGCAAAGGCGCTTCTCTGTGAGATGTTTGACGGACTTGAACTTACCTATGTCAGCCATGAAGGCAATTATATCATGGTGAAAGTCCCCATATCCGATACCCTCATGTATCGAAAATTGATGAAAAAAGGAATTATGGTGCGTACCATGACAGGATTTCGTTTCCCCAACTGGATACGCGTCAGCCTTGTCCAACTGCCAGTGATGGAAGTGTTCTGCAATGCCTTTACCGATATTTTAAAAGGAGATTTACGCCATGGGCGTTAAACCATTAAACATGGGTAAAGGAAAAGTATTGACTGTGCTGTTGGGTCTTGGGGCACCCGCCATGGTCTCCATGTTCTTCCAGAACCTTTACGCCCTGGTGGACACAATTTTTGTAGCCTGGCTGGGCACAATCGAACTGGCAGCCCTCTCCCTGTCAGTGCCCATGCTCTATCTTGCCATGGCCGTTGCAAAGGGGGTGGCCGTGGGCGCAACCTCCCTCATGAGCCATGCACGGGGGAGTAATGACGCCGACAAGGCCGACAGAGTCACCCGGTCTTGCCTGCCACTTGCCCTGATTCTCCTGGCACCTTTCTGCCTGCTTGCCCTGCCGGGGGTGAACGCAACTATTTTCAGGGGGTTTAATGTGGACCAGGGGGTGCTTGAATCGGTTCAAAAATTCATGTTCTGGCTGGGATGGACCTTTCCGGCCATGGGGTTTGCCATGGTGTGTGAAAGTGTTTTTCTAAGCCATGGCGATGCCCGAACCCCCATGAAAGCAATGATTCTTGGCAATATTATCAACATTGCCCTGGATCCATTTCTCATATTTTATTGTAAAATGGGCATTGCCGGAGCCTCGCTCTCATCCTTGGTCGGTTGGGCTATTTCCGGTTTTTTCATGTGGTTCACCCTTAAACACCAGGGAAAGGTCAGCCCCCAATGTTTCTGTACCCCCGGTGAGGCCCGGGTCTGGAAGGAGATCGGGGCCCTGGGAGGGCCTGTGGCCCTTGCCATTCTGATCATGCCCATATCGGTAATCGGGCTGAACTATGTACTGACCCCCTTTGGTCCTGCCTATGTGGGGGCCTGGGCCCTTTCCGCCCGCATGGAACAGATGATCATTCTACCCCTTTACGGCCTTTCCTGTTCGCTGATCCCCTTTGCCGGGTTCAACCTTGGGGCCGGAAATTCAGATCGTATTCGTGAGGCGGTAAGGATTTCGATTATGGCCTGCTATGGGGTACTCCTGCCCGTGGGTGCGCTGCTCTGGTTTAATGCCCCCTTTGTAATCGGCATGTTCCAGCCCGGCAGCGAGGTTCTTGAACTTTCCACCTATGCCTTCAGGGCATCCCTGCTTGGATATTGGCTGGTGCCAATTGAACTGATTGTAATCGGCCTTGCCCAGGGGCTGAAACGGCCCCGGTACACACTGATTATCAATGTGGCCCGCCTGTTGCTTTTGCGACTGCCCCTGGCGTTTTTGCTCGGGTATATCTGGGGCGGCAAAGGCGCCTATGTCAGCCACGCCCTGGCCATGATGGTCACAGGTACGGTCAGCATTTTTATCCTGGGCCGTTTGCTCACCCTTGCGGACAAATCGTGCGCCCCATTAAGTGCCCAAAAATCATAAATCGTTAAAGGATTAAAACATGGGTTATCTTGTTTTTTTTATTGTCATTGTTCTTGTACTGGTTTTAACCGAGGTCAAGGCCCGCAAACACTACCACGAAGTGCACGGCCTGCCCTATGTCTGTAAACAGATTGAAGAATACCCCTACAATGAATTCATCCAGGAATGCGGCCCTCCCCTGCACTGGAAGCTCAAGCCCGGCTATGGCAAGGGCCAGGTGCACATTAACAGCCTGGGGCTGAGATCACCGGAACCCCTACCCGGACAAAGATGCATCTGGGTGGTGGGAGAATCTGATTTTTTTGGACCCAAGCTGGTCCGGGAAGAAGCCGCCTGGTTCAACGTCCTTCAGCAGCTGCTTAACAATTCCGGCCACGATTTTCAGGTGATGAATGCATCGGTCATCGGCTACAATATTTCCCAGAGCACTGAACTTGTGACGTCTCTTCCCATTAAAAAAGGCGATATTGTACTCGTCCGACCCAATACCAATGATGTCTCCATTGCCTATATCAAGGGCAAGGCCTGGAAAGGGGGAGATTCATGGCCAATTGACTTTGTGCACAAGCTGCAAAGGCAGAAAACCTGGTATCTCAAGCTGATGGACAAAACCTGCCTGGGCATGTTTTTGAGACGGAAGTTCTCAAAGGACGAGGACCGGTCCAAAGCCTTTAAACCCGCCCCCGGGTTTCAATGGGAGCGACTGCTGGATTACGAAGAAAACAAGGTTTCTTCCATGGTGGAATTTGCCCGGAAAAAGGGTGCCGACGTGGCCTTTTTTGATATTGCGCCAAGCTACGGGCCAGCGGTTAAACCTGAAGATGAGGCTAAACTTTCAGCCATCCAGTCCAACTGGGAGGGGCTGGTCAAGGGCTGGAGCCAGTATCAATTCGGCATTGTAGACGAGTGCGTCAAACGCATCGGCATCCCCATGGGCCTGCCTTTTTTACAAATTTCCCCCTACATCTGGAACCATCCCAAACGCTACCTGCTTTTCCTTGATCTGGTCCATTTCAATCAAGAGGGCCATGGGGTTCTGGCCCAGGCCCTGTATGCAGAGCTTGTGAAAAGCAAATTACTCACCCAGAAAGGAGAATGATGGAACTTGACCGAGTGATCAAACACCTGAAAGCTGAAAAAAGGATGGTCGAACCGGATCAGGATGCGGTTGTGGCACTGTTCCGGGATGAAGATGCCCTGGGGATTTCCCTTCTTTATTATGAGATTTACGGTGATTCCTTTCCGGTTGAACATGTCTATGATCCAGATCAGGTAAAGCAGCGCAATCACACCGACGGCCAGCATACCCTGGTGGCCAGAACGACCAAGGGTGATATCGTCGGCATGGCCGGTCTGTTCTGCCACGCCCCCAACCAGAATGTGTATGAGGCAGGCCAGCTCATGTTGATGAAATCCTACCGCCACACCCGGGTGGCGGCAAAAATTAACCAGTCTATCCTTGAGAAATTGCCCGAAACCCTGGGAGTATCGGCAATTTTCGTGGAAGCGGTATGTAACCATCCAGTATCCCAGGCCATGGCCCACAAGCAGGGATTGCACGCCACAGGGCTTGAGATCGAATGCATGCCTGCCAGGGTTTACTCAAAGGAGGGAGGGGTTGTCCGCAATGTCTCCCTGCTACTGATGTTCAAGGTTTTCAAGGACAATGGGGCTTCAGTGTACCTGCCCCAGCCCTATGCTGAATTCATGACTCGGCTTTACGGGCAACTGGGGCTGGAACGTAAAAACCTGGCCGGTGAAGCCCTCGCCGGAACCACCGATTCCGACGATTTTCTGCTGCCCAATGCCGGAATTGCCCGGATCACAATAAAAAAAGCCGGTAATGATTTTAACCGGGTGATTCAGGATCTCGAGGCCAGGGCCGGCAAACAATCGCTTGTCCAGGTTTATCTCAACCTCGGGGACCATGCCTGTCCCCGGGCCGTGGACCTGCTGCGTGAAAAGGGCTATTTCTGGGGTGGATTACTTCCCCTCTGGTTTCAAAGTGATGGGTTAATCATGCAAAAACTTCCCGGGGAGCCTGACTGGGAGGGGCTGCACCTCCACAACAAAGAGGCCGAAGCCATGCTGGGCTTCCTCCGTAGCGATTATGGGACCGTTACCGGACCAGGACGGCCGGGCAAAGCTGAAGAAATGGTCACTGCCTTAAAATTTTAAAAAAAAGCCACAGCAAAAGGAAAAACATGAAGTTATTCCAGAATTCCCATCCCCAGCCAAGGGTAAAATCCTGC
Coding sequences:
- a CDS encoding ADP-ribosylglycohydrolase family protein, with product MNPNIKDAILAAFVADALSLGVHWVYNTSEIDAKYGRLENMVKPELAPYHTSKDKGEFTHYGDQMMVLLESLVHGSGFDFDLNRFSQAWRNLFSAYDGYMDQASKETLANFKAGSQPETSGAISMDLGGAARIVPLILCYGDDIDAFVKAARAQTAMTHNSAQAIECAELFARVSAMVLNGAKPIKAFERALEKMPEAQKIQALVQTGLESRSQDTRKAIARMGQMCAIEGALPATIHLIAKYENNLKEALIENIMAGGDSSARGILTGFVLGCYKGIDTLPKQWLADMTAHEKILGLIH
- the hisC gene encoding histidinol-phosphate transaminase, coding for MRDIDLAHLVPDYIQTFETYYPSKPDSELMRMYGVDHLHRLNNNENALGPPPGVEQVVKTFAPTAVPVYPNGDCFDLRQSLAQRFGKAPDQFLVGNGSCEIIASVIKAFCERGDNIITADKTFAVYEWVAEFSGLEARLVPLKNNGFDPQAMLDAMDGHTKILFICNPNNPTGTYWDKDTMTDFLDAVNNRAMVVIDEAYSEYVENNDFPNGMALMDRYPNVVIFRTFSKMYALASLRIGYLCAQGEIVELIRRTHIVYSVNALAQKAATAALINDGSFIEATRRMVGQAKALLCEMFDGLELTYVSHEGNYIMVKVPISDTLMYRKLMKKGIMVRTMTGFRFPNWIRVSLVQLPVMEVFCNAFTDILKGDLRHGR
- a CDS encoding MATE family efflux transporter; the protein is MGVKPLNMGKGKVLTVLLGLGAPAMVSMFFQNLYALVDTIFVAWLGTIELAALSLSVPMLYLAMAVAKGVAVGATSLMSHARGSNDADKADRVTRSCLPLALILLAPFCLLALPGVNATIFRGFNVDQGVLESVQKFMFWLGWTFPAMGFAMVCESVFLSHGDARTPMKAMILGNIINIALDPFLIFYCKMGIAGASLSSLVGWAISGFFMWFTLKHQGKVSPQCFCTPGEARVWKEIGALGGPVALAILIMPISVIGLNYVLTPFGPAYVGAWALSARMEQMIILPLYGLSCSLIPFAGFNLGAGNSDRIREAVRISIMACYGVLLPVGALLWFNAPFVIGMFQPGSEVLELSTYAFRASLLGYWLVPIELIVIGLAQGLKRPRYTLIINVARLLLLRLPLAFLLGYIWGGKGAYVSHALAMMVTGTVSIFILGRLLTLADKSCAPLSAQKS
- a CDS encoding GNAT family N-acetyltransferase, with amino-acid sequence MMELDRVIKHLKAEKRMVEPDQDAVVALFRDEDALGISLLYYEIYGDSFPVEHVYDPDQVKQRNHTDGQHTLVARTTKGDIVGMAGLFCHAPNQNVYEAGQLMLMKSYRHTRVAAKINQSILEKLPETLGVSAIFVEAVCNHPVSQAMAHKQGLHATGLEIECMPARVYSKEGGVVRNVSLLLMFKVFKDNGASVYLPQPYAEFMTRLYGQLGLERKNLAGEALAGTTDSDDFLLPNAGIARITIKKAGNDFNRVIQDLEARAGKQSLVQVYLNLGDHACPRAVDLLREKGYFWGGLLPLWFQSDGLIMQKLPGEPDWEGLHLHNKEAEAMLGFLRSDYGTVTGPGRPGKAEEMVTALKF